The window ctctctctctctctcggaggTAATGGGGCAGTAGAGAAATCATTCCAAAAGTAGCCccagagggcagccccgatggctcagcagtttagtgccaccttcagcccagggtgtgatcctggagacccaggatcgagtcccacattggggtcccaacatggaacctgcttctccctctgcctgtgtctctgcctctctctctctctgtgcctcttatgaataaataaataaagtctttaaaataaaaaaaaagtgggatccctgggtggcgcagcggtttggcgcctgcctttggcccagggcgcgatcctggagacccgggatcgaatcccacatcaggctcccggtgcatggagcctgcttctcgaatcccacatcaggctcccggtgcatggagcctgtgtctctgcctctctctctctctgtgactatcataaataaatgaaaaattaaaaaaaaaatttattaaaaaaataaataaataaataaaataaaattaaaaaaagtagcCCCAGAAAACTTCCCCATCACCAGCCAGAGCCTGCCTTTGCTCCAATCCATATATCCTCTTCTTCATTGCCAACCCCCCCCCATCTGTGGGTCCAAACTGACATGTTTATGTTCCTTCCCTCCCAGACACTGGTCACACTGTGTCATTATGCCACTTCAAGGGATCCTGCCCAGTTCCCAGAGCCAAATTCTTTTCGTCCAGCTCGATGGCTGGGGGAAGGTACAGCCCCCCACCCATTTGCCTCTCTTCCCTTTGGCTTTGGAAAGCGCAGCTGCATGGGGAGACGCCTGGCAGAGCTTGAGCTGCAAatggctttggctcaggtgagTGACCTAGACATACCTTCCACAGACATGAGAGATCCTAACCCTCTAACAAGTGAGTTCTTCTGACAAGTATAGCAAAATTTATGAATTGATAAACCTAGTCCTCTGAAATATAGCAATCCAGTTTTAAGTCTTGAGGGTGAGCAAGGGTATTTGGACTTTCTTCCCCCTGCCATGATCCCTTAAGAAATTCTCTAGTGACCACAGGTACCATTTCAATATCAACCAACCTAAAGCTAATTATACCCTTCACCAATCAAACCTACCATCCCAGACCCCCCTCCCGTAGTGATagccttcttcttccctttccagaTCCTGACCCACTTTGAGGTGCAGCCTGAGCCAGGTGCTGCCCCGATCAGGCCGATGACCCGGACTGTCTTGGTACCCGAGAGGAGCATCAACCTACAGTTTGTGGACAGATAGTCCCGTAGGAAGAAGCTACCGTAGTCACCCTTCCCCTCATTGGAGGGATTTATTAGGCACAAGACCAAGAGATAGGTATTCCCCCAAGACCTGTCTATTTGACCAGACTGCTTAGAAGGACCATAGCAAACTGGTCGAGGCAGCCCTGACCAACGTGTGAAGTATGCATTGGCCTGACCCATCAAGCCCTGGGAAAACCATGGTCCCTCAGCCTGCTCAGCCTTTCTCCTGGCCATATCACAGGCATCCGGCAAGGGCCAACTCAGATTTTAACTAACTTttaactaactttttttttttaacttttaagccCTTTTGGGGCTTCCCTTTTGGGGTTGTTGGGTAAGCACTTATCACCACCTGAGCTAAGTAAGTGTGCGTCTGGTCTGCACTGGGTTGATTTCTCTCCTTGCATGTAAGCTCtttgagaggaagaaggagacctTATTCGGTCTTTATAACCCCTGCCAAGGCCTACCCCCGACTGGGTGATGCCATACAGGTTCTCCGATTGAATCTGGACCATGTGGCAGAAGGAATACGTGGCTTGCCAGGCCCTATCTACTCTCCTCCTTCATCATCTTGCCCCTAGCAAAGTGAGTCTGCCCTCACCTGGTTTGTGATGTTATGAACATCATGTTCATGATGTTATGATGTTTTGAAACTCCTTGACTCTTTGGTCACTAAGAGGTTGGCTTGTCCCACCACTTAGTGCCCAGGCAGAGACATCTTTGGGCTTATGTGTACTTATGCCTTCcttttatatatggaattttttaatattcatagttttgaaataaaagaatcaaatgttCCATCCTTGACTTTTGACTGACTTCTCTTCCACTTCTACTTCCTACAAATTCTGGAGGAATCCTCACCCTAATCCCTACTTTGAGTGATGTCTGTAACAATGGGAGGTCTAGACACCTGGGAGAGTGGTTTGCATCACAAACCCAACACGTTTCTATCTGTACTGGGAACAGCCAGAGTCTGGCTCCCTGTAAGAGAttaagggggtggtggtgaaaaGTAACTCCAAGGGCTAGGCTGTAAAAACAGGTTGGGGAGCTAGGGATTTGCAGAGATGGCCAGAGACAACTGACTTTGGTGGAAGTGCTTTGGGAACCTGGATTGCCAGGACCAAAGGATATCTGCCCTCTCTGGAAAAGTTGCTCCAAGGTAATTTCCTTCCGAGAAAGACAGGGATACATGCACAGAAGTGAAGTCAGACAGACAGGATGAAAGCCGAGTGTGGGGGTGGCCAGAAGCCCTGGGGCACTGAGGCAggagaagggagggcagagggagcttCTGTTTCCCTTGAGTCAGCATTCTCTGGCCCCCCAAGGGGCTGGCCACAGTTCTCCCCTTGTGATGTATATAGATTAACTCATCTTCCATACAAATAAATCTCTCGACACACTCCCTGCAACCCCTCTCCAGCCCAGATTACCCTCCCCATGTCAGGACTTgcccccctgcctcctgctcctctccATGCCAATTAGCTGGATGAAGATGGAGACTTcacactgcctcctcctcccccaccatcctGGCCCCCTGCCCTAGACGTGGCTCCCTGACCACAGACACTGTTTGCCACCAGGCCTTCTGAGGGTATCTATTTTTGTAAGAGCTACAGAGGGGCACAGTATACCCAAGGCCTTGTGCAGACACGAAGGTCTGTGTGCCTTTACTGCTCCACCCCTCCACTCTTCTACTGGATTCTGggtccacccccactcccctatCACTAAGCTTAACTTGAACCTAAGTGACCTGATTTTTGACAGATCTGAGCTTTGAGGGAGAATAAAGCCCAGCTTCGTCTCACACCCTTTCCCCTGGAATCAGTGATGAGAATTCTGTACACCCACATTCCTCACTGAGCAAGTAGGACTGCTCACTTGAGGGGGCCaggatggtgggggaggaggaggcagtgtgAAGTCTCCATCTTCATCCTCAAGCAGCAGTTCCGTGACCTCTTTCCCAAACAAGAATCTCTTTAAGTTGGAAAAAGGGAATGAGAGGGGACCATACTGATTGCTGGTCCCAACCCCCATATGAAGCGAGACCTCCAGTGGTACTGAAAGGGAGGGAAACATTACCGTCTCGCTTGGCTCTTGCTTGGCCTAGTTTTAGGACCCAAAGTGGAGAGggtgtatttgtgtatgtatgttcTTCGGTATGTCTAAGCTTCCATGGAGGGCCATCATGAGGGACAGTCCAGGGTTGGCACAAGAAACCCCAACCATGTCAGACCTACCTGTCCTATTTGCCAGAACAGATACTGGTGGTCACTATGATTTGCTGTCTCCCTTCTGGCCCCTACACTCTATTTTGTGAATAGTGAAACAGGAAAGTCTAGCCCTTCAGTCTTCCCAAGTGGAGAATGTGGAGGGTTGTCTCTCTGGGGAAACAATctctcactggaaaaaaaaaatggggcgcTTGGCCTCTACCCCCTCTCTTTGATCTCCTCAGAGGTTAGAGGGGATACACTTCAATACTTCCAGGTGATTCAAACCCGAGTCTTGCTTCAATGTGAACATTTCCAGGCGAGTCTGGGTGCCAGCACCATGGACAGCAGCCAAGACCCCCTTTTAGAGGAGGGGGAGGACCATTTCTAGGACAAGGATGTGTGACCTTTAGCAGAGAAGCATTTCCCCAAAACGTccccagagaggaggcagagcAGAACCTTCCTGAGAAAATGACCGATAATAGGAAAGGCATCTGGATCTGACTTAACAATGTatgaagtaattattttaattgctgATGAATAGTTCACTTAAAAGACACCATCATTCATATAATACACAGCCCCGAGGCCTCAGGAGAAAGGGAGCAGGCCTCAGGCTGACCCACATTTTAACCAGTCCTTCCCAAACCCTTGCTCTATGAACAGCCCTCTACACTGCTGCCTCCAAGCACAATACCTTCCAGTTAATACCACTAAGCTGGGGCACAGGATCAGACCTGTGGCCCTCAACTGCCATAGGAGCAGCTTAAGCTGGGGTTGGAGATTCATAACATTGGGACATTCTGTCTGTCTCACTCCAAATGAGTCCAAATTCATTTCACACCACTTCCCTGGGGGAGCACATTACCTGGGAAGGACGACTAGAACCCACAAGAACCCCAGAGCATGAAGGATTGTTCCatcctcccccccaacccccagtgttgggggtgggggttggaggaGCTCTCATTTTTGCAAATAACCACCATCCTTCACATTTGCAATATCCATTTCCCCTCATATTTCCATATCTATAATGACACTCAACACAAATTTTCCAAGGCTCTGTGCAACTCCAGATGAAAAAACACATTCTGGAATTTGTTAACCAGCTACTATTTGAAATAAATGGACCATCAACTAGTCTAGAAATCTTTTTACGCTCTCACTAATTTTCTTTGCAATGGCATTCAACCTGTCCCTCATTTATCCTCATTccaaccctatgaggtagacaGGAAAACCACTGGCGGCGgagagatctttttctttctaaatcacACAACTTGCAGGTGGCAGGTCCACCCCTTAGATACCTCTGAGCACTGCCACCTAGCAGCCAATGTGAATTATTCGCCAGCAAGTGGGAGTTACACCTCCAACTCAGAACCCACTGCTGCATTTGGGATTTGCAACCTCTGCAGAGaaacctccccccacctcccaacccTCCAGAAAAGCCCCAGATGAGAAAGGAGTCTCCACGTGCATATAAATGATTCTTTATGCCCTCCACCCATGCAATGGGGGgtggagcagggggaggtgccccccccccccccgccctcatGCAGGGAACGGGAGGTCAATGTATACTAGTCTTATTGCCAGCTGCCCTGTGGCCATGGGGTGGGGAATGGAGGGTCTACAACCCCTTTCTTCTGGCATTGGTCCCCCTTCACCAAGTCACCATGGTggagctggggggctggaggCGCTAGGAGCTGAGGTAAGGACGGTTCTCTAGGGAAGAAAAGATGTTCTCCCCACCTGCCCACTGACTGCCCCAGGATGAGTGTGAGGAGCTATCGGCGGGGGCTGGAATGTCATCCAGGTGTCTCTACCCAATGGGTAGTAGAGGCCAGACAATGTCTCCAGCTTGAGGCTGCCCACAGAGATCCTcagtggcaggggcagggtgcCCCAAACACCTTGTCCTGGTGGTACCTCCAGCAGCCATGACAGCATATTTCTGGCCAACGCATCGACTCAAGATCCCTGCTCCTGGAATTCAGTTTCACACCGTGGTGACCCTCATGACAACCTCTCGGCCAGAATGGGAACTGGAACGGGCATCTGGTGGCCGCAGCTGTCCAAGGAGGTGCAGGATTGTGTAACCACAGCGCTGAGGCAAGAGCGTCCGCATGCGCCGGGCAGCCGGAGGGCGGCTGGTGGCCCCAGAAGGGGGGCCCGTCCGTGAGGTCCTGGGGCCCGGCTTCcctgctgtccctccccctgcatcTCCTCCTATGTCCTTGGTCTTGTCATAATTCAGGACCTTCCATTGCTGGTTCACTGCCTGCCAGCGCTTGAAGATGCGGTAGACAGAGGAGCCTTCGTGGACGATGAGGCCTGAGCAAAAGGGATAAGAAATCCAGAGTCACCTGCTGCCCAGACCTAGGCTGGAGGTACTTAAGTGAGTACTTCTCCAGAGTGAGGAGCTAGGGTATGCAAAGGCCCCGaagaagcagggaagggaggggcatCAAGATAGCCCTACAGGCTCCCAAATGGTAGAAAATGTGACTATGGAGCTGAGAGAATGGGCAGGGAAGGTTTGTGTGAGTTGGAGGAAAATGCTTAGCAAGTAAGGGGGAGAGAGGTGCCCTTACCTATGCAGACAACATCCATGAAGCCATACATGCCGTAGCAGATCTGAAAGAGCAGATCCTGCCGTTGCCACTTGGCTGAAGGGCTGAGTGAGGACCAGATGAGCCAGGAGATGCTGGCAACgaggaagagagagcccagaactATGGCTGCAATCTGGACCTTCTCAATGACCGTCAGGGAGATGGCCTGCCACTGTGTGGGAGAAAGAGCTCCAAAAGGTcatagaaagagaaggagggccAGCTGATGAGTGGCCCTAAAGAGGAAGATGCTCCATCCAGAGCCTTCCTGAAACCCTTCAGGCAAAATTAGCAATCTGTCTCCTCTATGTCCTGATCAAACCTAGtagagaggtcccccccccacccttttttttaatagagcacTTTCACATTGTTTGAGACCATTTGTCTGTCCTGTTTTAGAAAGGCAGGATCAGGCAAGTGCTCTGAACCCAGACCATCTAGGTTTGAATTCCAAATCCAAACTCCATCACTTATGGGCTgagtaactttgggcaagtttttACGCTTCTTTGTGCATCAatgtcctcatctttaaaatgaagataataatggcACATAGCTAATAGGATTATTACAAAAATTAAGTCAGTTATTATACACCAAAAGTGTAACACATAGAAAATACTACGTTtgctaccatcatcatcatcaccatcatatTATCATCTGCTTTTTTACTGtctcagtgcctagaacagtgcctgaaatACAGGTGGCACCCAATAAATGTGAATACACGAAGGAAGGGAAGATTTACAGGCAGGCAGCCTGTGGTAATGGTGGGGAGGGTAACTTTGAGGAAAGATTAACTGGATGATGGGCTCCCTGGAGAGTCCCTGAATCTGACTGCTGCCTTTGCCCAGGTCTGGAAGTTCTCTCCCTGTACCTCACCTGCAGCGGGTTCTTGGTGCTGATCGCCAGGACCTGGTACTTGAAGTAGCAGAGCTCACAGCTCCAGGAGCCCCTCTCGCTGATCCAGCGGATGAGGCAGGGCTGGTGTGTGCAGCGCACTGAGCCGTCGCAGCGGCAGGGGCTCAGGAGCTCCCCCTGGAGGAAGAGTGAGGAGGGTCCCTGTCAGCTGTCACCGCCCGGCTCCAAGAGAGGGAAACCTCTCCAGGTCATTGtccaacgttttttttttttttttaaaaaacaaaaacaaaaactcaggaCTTTCACCCAAAATAGGGCAAGAGGCTAAGGCcgcagcaaaaaagaaaaaagagctcaAGGTAAACTTCCCTGACCAAACAgacaaaggataaaaagaaatgaggtggggtggggggaggactgGGTCTCCTCCTTTCCTAAAATTTGGGGAAGATGCTCTCTAAGGCTTCCCAAATGGAAGGCCACCCCTTGGTATCTGGAGGGGCAGGAGGGTCAGAGCTTCTGAGCcatgccttcctcctccctcccatcgCTACCAACTATTTCACAGATGTGGTGCAGACCGGGATGGGTTATTGTCCGCAGTCTCCAAGTAGCAAAAAGGGGGAGAGATCCTGGGCGTGGGGACGGAGGGTGTTCCCCTTTAATCGAGGAATGATTTCGCACGATACAGgtacacccccgccccccccagcacTATGGCGGGACAACTTTGTCCATAACATTTAAACAAAGAGTACTCTCTGGAATGAGACGGAAAGTTACGGAACGGGAAGTGAGGAAAAGTGCCCCACGGAGAGAAACACTGAGCGAGGCAAGGGCGCCAGCTCGGCCCTGCCTTCCGGGGGGCAGGGGCTCCCCGGCCACCTGAGGGGAGGCCCCGCGCGGGGGCAGCGCGGCAGAAGGCGGGCGGTCTCGGTCCGTGGGCGACGGGATCCGAAGCCCCCGCGGGAcgaagccccgccccccgcgaccCGCCCGCGTGCGCTCCGGCGAGCCCCGGCCCGTCCCCCACCGCGCCAGGTGCCGGGCCCGGCCGggcccgccccgcctccccggccccgccccccgccccccgccccccgccccaggtgcgCCCAGGTgcgccccccccgcggccccgcgcccgggCCTCACCTGCTCGGGGCCCTGGAAGCAGATCCGGCACTGGGGGGTCCGCAGCCCGCTGTCCAGGCTGCTGCTGAGCGACAGGGCGTCCAGCGcgcccgggggcggcggcggcggcggcgcgggcggcggcgggggtcCGGCCCGCGGCTCCTTGTCGCCGGCCAGGCCCCGGGCCCGCGGCTCCGACCCGTAGTACTCCTCTTCGTCGCCGTCGCCGTCGCCGTCCCGGGCCGAGCAGCCGGCGAAGGGCGCCCAGCCGcagccgccccccccgccccccccgcccccccggggctGCGGCTCGGCCcggggccgccccccgcccgtcAGCACCAGCAGCTTCAGCTCGTTCAGGAACATGCGGAGCCGGGACTTGAGCATCGTccgggcgccgggggcgggggcggggggcggcggggggaagGGAGGCGCCCGGCCGGGAAGGGGCGCGCGCCGGAGGGCCGAGCGCGGCCGGGGTCTCCGTTCACTGCGGCCGCGGCCGGGGCTCGGCGGCTGgcggcccgggggcggcggggcgggcagcCATGGcccgggcagggggcggggggctcacGGGGCCGCGCCCCACGGGTCCGGGTCCGGCGCGGGCCGGGCCCCGGGGGTGACGCGCCCCGGGCCTCCTGCGGCGGGGCCGCCCCCCATCGCCGTGCTGCTGGGCGCAGGCCCGCGCGGCTTCCCGGCTCCGGCTCGGCTCGGCCCGTGCGCTCGGCGGTGGCAAATGGCGGCTCcttccggcggcggcggcggcggagacCCCCCCggagcggcgggcgggcggggcgggcgccggggAGCCggtgagggatggagggaggggcggggcggggagcgggcgaGGAGCAGGGGCCGCGGCTGCGCatccccgccctgccccgcacGAGCAGGtgtccccgggggcgggggcgagtgTGCGagccggggagggcggggggaggggagtggcCAAGGAAGGGGGGTGTGCACCCGGTGGGAGAATAggtgtggggcgggggtggggagccgGTGAGGATGGAAGGTGAGCGGTCAAAGACACAGATGCACGGGGGGGACAAGCTGGTGCCACATGGGAGTGTGCAAAAGAGCTATGCAGGGGTCTGAGGTGTGAGGAAGGTAAGACATGGACTCAAGCAATAAACACTTTATACAAAAGACCGACAAGTGTGCACGGCGTGGGACACTGGAAAACAGATGTGTGTAAGGCATGTAATCGGATTGTGTGAAAAACAGAAGTGTGTAATTGTAACGTGTGAGGGAAGTGAGAGCAAGGGAGACAAGACTGCTACGGGGATGAGTGTCTTGCCTGGTACTCTCCTGCCCCACCACACTGCACTGAAgtgactcacacacacacacacacacacacagctctctggttttgcttttatGGAGGTCTTGACCCTGAGAACCAGTTCTAGCCCCTCATCACATTATTTCTGCCTTACCGTTATATCCTCCCTTTCCAACGCTGAGGGAAAAGGGATTCCAGAGGAGCCCTTTGGGTCAAacacactggaaaaaaattaattagtgaAAGAGTAATTAACAGGAGAGGGAGGGTGTGGAACCAGGGATAGACTGCCAAACTAAGTCTCCTCAATAAAAGTGATTAAGGAGAGTAATGCTTTTAtgagtattcaaatattttgggtggatggatgaatgaatcagAAAGGGGGCTGGAACCCAAGGAAACAACACAGAGGAGGACTTCTATTCCAAAGACAGTGGGCTGCGGAAAGTGGAGCTGAAGGGGACCCTGCTTGACAGACTCAGACACTTTGCCTGCCAGAAGGCTTATAAACCAACCAGTCCCTGCAAGAGAGCCAATAAAACAGCGACCTCAGAAGCCCCTTTGCCAGTGTAGACCTTGAGGTTTTTCTTTCTAGTGTTCCAGCTGCCCTTGCCAGCAGGGCCCACAGCTACAACTTATCAGAATGCAAAGAGGGCGAATCTGTACTGACTTGTATTCCATTTTGTCCTAGAACGTGGTTTATAGTCATCTCGAGCCTGAGCTCTTACAACCTCCACTAGATGGTTAAGGAGAATAGAAGTTAAGGTGGAAGGAGTGGCAAATAGAGTCATGAAATGCTTTCGGATTTTAGACAGGTTGTCCCGAACGAGATACTGATCTCTTCCCTCCTTATTCCCATTCCCCTAAAGGGCTAGGAAATAAGGAAAGTCAGAGGAACCTGTCTATTGTCGACCTAAGTGTCTGTGAGCAGAAGCAATTTGGAAAAGTCTGTGTTCTGGGCGGGAGCAAGGACTAAGAAAGCTCGCACCgggggaaagagggaagcagaacgACCCCAAACAAGGAGTCACAGGGTTTGTGGAAGAGCACAAATCATTCTCATGCAGTGCCGAGGTccaaggtggtggtggaggtaACCTCCCTGCACACGCTCACTCCTGTATCTGTCAATCTGTACACAatgtgtaaaatacacatacacaaacgcACATATCATTGCCTCTCCCTGTTGCAAAGAACCTTGCAGGTTAAGTGTTCCTGTCTCTTGCTCATTGATAATTTCTCCGCCAGAAAGCACCGTCTTATTTTAACGCTCCCTGGAAGAGGTGGAAGttgggaagaggggagggcaTCACCTTGACACTCCTCCGGTTGGGTCACTGCATTAGTGTGCCTTCCGTCAGTCCTTTAGTGCTGGTTGTGCCCTGAGATGGGTATTGTCCCTACCGGGGGCTACGTCTTTCCAGACAGCCCCATCGCTCCTTTAAAGGGCCACCGACTGAGACAccgggaaaaaa of the Vulpes lagopus strain Blue_001 chromosome 5, ASM1834538v1, whole genome shotgun sequence genome contains:
- the MARCHF9 gene encoding E3 ubiquitin-protein ligase MARCHF9, with protein sequence MLKSRLRMFLNELKLLVLTGGGRPRAEPQPRGGGGGGGGGCGWAPFAGCSARDGDGDGDEEEYYGSEPRARGLAGDKEPRAGPPPPPAPPPPPPPGALDALSLSSSLDSGLRTPQCRICFQGPEQGELLSPCRCDGSVRCTHQPCLIRWISERGSWSCELCYFKYQVLAISTKNPLQWQAISLTVIEKVQIAAIVLGSLFLVASISWLIWSSLSPSAKWQRQDLLFQICYGMYGFMDVVCIGLIVHEGSSVYRIFKRWQAVNQQWKVLNYDKTKDIGGDAGGGTAGKPGPRTSRTGPPSGATSRPPAARRMRTLLPQRCGYTILHLLGQLRPPDARSSSHSGREVVMRVTTV